One Primulina eburnea isolate SZY01 chromosome 4, ASM2296580v1, whole genome shotgun sequence genomic window, GCGAGCCCAGGCACGCGCCTGAGCTCTCCTTTGTGAATTGTTGCGCAACGCCCACGCCTGGTGGTGCCTCTCGCCTCAAGGCGAGAGGCGCTCGCCTTTGACAACTATGGAAAACGTATATATTAATCTTCATATTACATTTGGCGGAAGTAATTTTTTCTGCAACAAATACTCCTCGCATTAATTGCAAGACTATCCATAGAGAAAGTAAGGCTCAACATCTGGAAAACCTATCAAGAAATTCAAGGATGCACTAATTCTTTATTTCTTGCTCTTTCGAACATCTCTAAAACTTCTATAGTTCTTTAACAATGACACCAGGTAATAATCCAATACTGAATATGACGATAATTAACAGGGCAGCCATGAAATCATGCAGTAGTTTCGAGACAGATTCTATTGAGAAATCTTTCTAATACACTTTCTTCCCGTCTCTCTAATACACCTTCATTTCTTTAAAAATGATGATTTGCATAAAATTTAACCAATAGCTAGTTTAACAATATGTTAATAATCAATATCTCGTATTCTAAAATGAATTTTACGCCCTTAAAAACGTATAGATGGCAAATATAGTAAGGGTAATACCGGTGAAGGAAAAACTTGGCATCCAGTTGATGGATCCAGAAAAGCTGTGAGATCAATTACATCATTGAGATTCAAGTGTAACCCAGTCTCTTCCTCAACCTGTTAAGACATCTAAACAAAGATATGAAATTTGAAACCATATCATCCTGAAGCGTATAGGAATTTTTGCATGTTAGCCATCATGATTTTGAATGAACCATGAGGAAAAATGAGCACATAATGTTGTTGatcattaaaccttaaaattgaGATGGTTGAAATACATTGATTTAAAGTCCATCAAATTGAATTCATCAAGCAATTCATAAGAGAGCTGTAGATGTgcatgtgtttgtgtgtgtgtgagagagagaCCTCGCGAATGGCTGTTCCAGTTATATCACCCTTGTCATCATCCAACATTCCGGCAGGTAATTCTAAAATAAGCCTTCCAACAGGGACTCTAACCTTCCAATATATTCAATTGAATCGGAGTTGAGAGAGTTAAAACTtaacaataattaaaataaagttttatcaCCAGTTACGACTTAACAATAActgaaataatttttcattaccAAAAAAAGAAACTAAAATAAGGCTGAACTACCTGTTCTGTCAGCACAGCGTAGGTCTCTTCATCTGAGTCCAAAAGGATTAGCACTGCCACAGCAGGTCCACGAGCAAAAACAATTCCAGGAACCTGTCCAAATTTGTGAATGAATGAATCTGCAGGGTTCTAAGTGACAAATAAATAGAGAAGCAGCTCTGAATAATAAGAAAAGAACCATAAACGAAAATATCTATTGACATGAGAGCCTCCTACTCAATATTTCTTTAAAACCTAATACCCACAAAATCAATAACTAATAGAACAGCCGATTGAAGGTTCTCATGGCTAACAATCTCAGCTGGTTTGTCATCGACAATCTAAATTCATCCTGCACTGTCACTAAAAATAGTAATATAGGAACATAAATGACAAATGTGGGGAATGACAATTTTAGATATGAGTGATCATTCAGTTGGATGAGTTGGGAGCAATCTAAATGCGTGAATGTGAAATACCTTTTTACCCGTTTCCTTATCAATTACATCAgctttgaacttcaaaaaaccCAAACGACTGCCGAACATATCTACACTCTGTTGCAGCAACATGAAAAGAAGTGAGACATCTTGAGAATAATGAGCTGCAAAGGTCCATAACACCTACAACCTTTCCCAGCATTTAATATGAACTTCTGGTACACGAAGTCACCAAGATTATAAAAGTGCTTGATTACCAAGAATGTAATCACAACTTGGGACTGCCACCAACAGAGATTATCACTTCCAAGTTCCATCTCACATTTTACCATAGTTAAACCAAAATTAGAGTAGCCTTTCAAAGAATAGAAGGCACACGGCATCAATACCTACCTTGTCTCTATTGCATTCATACATTCAAGGAATTAATCTAGAATCATTTTTGGACGGAGCCATTAACATTTATATCCTTACATGTTTAGTACAAAGTAATATAGTTCAAACAATCAGTTAACTCCTTTAAAACACATTCAATACAAAGGAGTACGTGCAAGTAATATTGCTTAAAAAATATTCCTTGGCTCTGCCATCTAGAAAGCCTATCTGAGTAACTACCTGAATGAGCACTTTATTTAATGACATGGCTCCATTAGCCAAAAGTCCTGTTTCCATTTGTATGTTTTTCATCCATTGTTTAAATAAGGAGGATTCAATGGCATTCCTGCAACAGTAGATAACTCGATCAAACCAGGTGAGCAGCCATTATGTCATCTATTGAGGAAAAAGCAAGTTATATTTGTCTGAAGTGATCAACAAACCAGAGCGGACCATCTCTACTAAACAAGCATCACGAAAGAGcccactcaattaacacttgaAATTAATAAAGCATGATAATGGAATTTTCATTCAATTTCGTGTTAGGTGAGATATTAGAATGAAAGAATATTATTGGCACTAAACCGATTGAATAACGGAATTCACTGACAACATGTTGTGAGGCACCACAGAACTGCACTTCTGTCAGCACCATGTATGTTCTATCCATCCATCAATGAGAAAAATAATCACACATCCACTCAAATTTATGGTATAATATAGGTCCAAAATATGAAATATCAGCACTCTGTTATATTAAAGTGAAGTTACCTCTTATTTTAAAGGAGGGTAGATTAACCAAATTGAGCTTCAAGATGCAAGTAACACAGGACAAACTTCTATATTCAAAAATCAACAACAAAATCTTAACTAAAGTTGTACCAAAGTAGATTCTGAATAATTAGCAAGTTACATATTTGAGATACAGAGAGACTCTATTTTTACTAACCAACTTAAACTAGATGCTCTAGCAGAAAACAAGAATTTCTTTTAATCCTCAACCAAGATTTACTTCATTTCTATTCGATCACCTTCCATATTTTCATAACCGGACCTGAGGGAATGCTCAAAAGATGACACAGCCCAATTTTGAGAGGggccaaaaaaatatttattgttagGCAATTAACCGATTAGACTTGCGACTTACCACCAAAACTTACAAAGAATGAGTGAAGAAATTCTCCCAACTTTAGCTTGGTCCtctaaattaaatatgaaaaaaaaatttcggaaCAATCTAAAAAATCCTCTGAAATTAGGGAAAAAATTCTGAAAAATCTAAGATTTTGCCTTGAGTTTTCTCCTCTTATTTCTAATTTCCTTGGAAATTTCATTAAAAGTTGGGTGATTTTGTGAATATTTCTTGAATTACCATTTTTCTTTGTCATTTGATGATAAATTTCTTATTATTGAACTATATTCCATCCCTAACATGTCATAACGACAAAATAAGTAGTATTTGATTGATTATTTAGATTTTTTTGCTTATTAATCgattatgaaaataataaaatttattctttaattaaattttccttTTGATAATATTGTGTTTATTAAATCACAGAGTTTTGTCTTTCTAGACCGTAGATATATATGATAAGAACTTTAGATATAGTATTATtgtttaaaagaatttattttctaatAAAAGTCTTATCTCTAAGACAaaagaagcttataaataagAGAGAAGTCGAGATTGAGAGACGCCCCAGAAGAGCAAGCACGAGAATTAAATATTTACATCGAAGAAATCAAGTGCTCAAGTCGAGGCGTATTGTTGTGTTGTAGTGGAGTGTTGAAGACACGCAAACTCAACACCTAATCACAGTGCTGATTAGAGTGTTGTTCATCAAACAGTTTTTCGGCTTCACAAACGCTGCATACGTAGCTTTAGTTATTTCGTTTGATAAGTGTTTTGGATACACTTTTGAACCCTCATTTTATTGAAGAGTTAGATTTTCTTTTATTCAGCGGTATTGTTTTTGTGTAAACTGAAAGTATTTTCTAGTTAATCTTTTGACATAAGATACCGCACAAGTGTATTCACTTGCACATAATTCTCTGtgtcttattttatttatataaagttTTGTGTGCTAAAATATTATGTTGTATGTTGCATTAGGTGTTACAACATCGCACACAACACTTAACTCTGAAACATACAGTCGCTTTATTACACTGTACTTTTATGTCACACAACCACCCTTTCAGATTACA contains:
- the LOC140828838 gene encoding nudix hydrolase 14, chloroplastic isoform X2, giving the protein MFLLPSKAFAVSRSIKFLISVPNFPTSFSLPTRNLHRTRPFCATMAETESASSHLIINLPTQLDQPVTIVAAAGVCDSDFRNAIESSLFKQWMKNIQMETGLLANGAMSLNKVLIQSVDMFGSRLGFLKFKADVIDKETGKKVPGIVFARGPAVAVLILLDSDEETYAVLTEQVRVPVGRLILELPAGMLDDDKGDITGTAIREVEEETGLHLNLNDVIDLTAFLDPSTGCQVFPSPVFQMLSLTFSMDSLAINARSICCRKNYFRQM
- the LOC140828838 gene encoding nudix hydrolase 14, chloroplastic isoform X4; translated protein: MKNIQMETGLLANGAMSLNKVLIQSVDMFGSRLGFLKFKADVIDKETGKKVPGIVFARGPAVAVLILLDSDEETYAVLTEQVRVPVGRLILELPAGMLDDDKGDITGTAIREVEEETGLHLNLNDVIDLTAFLDPSTGCQVFPSPGGCDEDLGLFLYRGRVDKDIIKQLQGKQTGLRDHGELIKVHVVPYKTLWRMTSDAKVLMAIALYEMAKRDGFLPPLRN
- the LOC140828838 gene encoding nudix hydrolase 14, chloroplastic isoform X3; its protein translation is MFLLPSKAFAVSRSIKFLISVPNFPTSFSLPTRNLHRTRPFCATMAETESASSHLIINLPTQLDQPVTIVAAAGVCDSDFRNAIESSLFKQWMKNIQMETGLLANGAMSLNKVLIQSVDMFGSRLGFLKFKADVIDKETGKKVPGIVFARGPAVAVLILLDSDEETYAVLTEQVRVPVGRLILELPAGMLDDDKGDITGTAIREVEEETGLHLNLNDVIDLTAFLDPSTGCQVFPSP